The Oleiphilus messinensis DNA segment AAAACCACCTAACCACTCATCACCGAGATCTGCTGGAGCAACTTCGGGTCTGAACTGAGGAGAGCACCCCAAGTGAGTACAAATTCCAACCATGATCATGTACTCTGAATTAAGAGCACGCTCTGCACCTTTAATGTATTCAGGCTGTTGTGGTTTAGTTGATTCAGGATCAGCAACCACTTCATTCATTTTTACCAGATTTTCCAGCATTTCCGGAGTACGACGAACAATCCAAACTGGCTGTCCACGCCACTCAACCGTGATTTGCTGACCCGGTTCGACTTTACTGATATTAACTTTGACCGGAGCGCCCGCTGCTTTCGCCTTTGCACTTGGATTCCAAGACGCAACGAATGGCACTGCAGCTCCGACAACTCCGACTCCCCCAACAACGGAAGTCGCACCAACCAGCAGTCTACGCCGGCCTTGGTTCACGTTGTCATTACTCATATTGGTTTCTCCCAATAACACTATTTATCTCGAACCTACGGTCAAAATAAATAGAAGGATATTAAACTTAGGACCCAAAAATTAAACGGCACAAATGGTAATGAAATTACGCCTGGCTTACAAGAATAAACCTACTTTTATCACTGATTTAGTCCGAGTGATGGGGCCACTTTCAGGCGAGCTATTGATCTAAAACAAAAATATTCAGCATGAGAATTTTTTTGTTCGCCAACAAAAAACGCTCGACATTTCTGCCGAGCGCTCTTGAAATCTGAGATACAGATATTGCTGTAAGCGATTAACGCTTGGAGAACTGAGGACGCTTTCTCGCCTTCCGCAAACCAACCTTTTTACGCTCAACTTCACGTGCATCACGAGTAACGAACCCTGCTTTACGCAGAGGACTGCGGAACGCTTCATCATACTCGATCAAAGCACGAGTCAGACCGTGACGAATCGCACCCGCCTGACCAGTGGTTCCACCACCGCTTACTGTAACCAACACGTCGAACTTATCAGTCATCTCGACTAATTCAAGTGGCTGACGAACAACCATTCGAGCTGTTTCGCGACCAAAGAATTTATCCAGAGGACGACTATTAACTGTAATTTGACCTGTTCCTGGACGCAAAAACACACGAGCAGCGGATGTTTTGCGACGACCAGTACCGTAGTTTTGTGTAACTGACATAACCGCCTTCCGTTAAATTTCCAATTCTCGAGGTTGCTGAGCTGTGTGTGGATGCTCTGCACCAGTGTATACTTTCAGTTTCTTGAACATTGCCCGACCCAATGGGCCTTTTGGCAACATACCTTTAACTGCGATCTGAATCACTTGCTCTGGGCTGTGATCAATCATTTCATCAAAAGATCTGGACTTTATACCACCAATGTAGCCGGTATGGCGATAATACATTTTATCTTTTGCTTTGTTACCCGTCACATGCACTTTCTCTGCATTGACAACAACAATGTAATCACCGGTATCGACGTGAGGGGTGTATTCAGTTTTATGCTTGCCCCTCAGACGACGGGCAATCTCGGTAGACAGACGACCGAGGGTCTTACCTGCTGCATCGACAACGAACCAGTCACGCTTTACGGTTTCTGGCTTTGCGCTTAAAGTTTTCATTTATTCCCGCCTCAAAATCTTAGAAGACATATCTACGAGAACCTAATTTAGTTCATTCTAAATAGACTCTGCTTTCGCATGCTTTATCCAAAAACCGGGTGACCACACCTGACTCGGACCAAGCAAGAAAACCAAACTTTGATGTTTTATGCCGCCGCCGGGGCTGTGCGTTGACATACATACGTCAAAATTTATAAGGGGGCGCATTATAATGAAAATTTATGGCCTCTGCCAGTTTTTTATTCAACAAATTTATTTTAGGTGTGTTTGTCCGGCCTGCCACCACCCCAGAGCCCCAATCAACTAAACGGCTCCACAACGCCAGACGGTGGCTTTACCAAGCGAAATGTGCGAAACGCATTATCATAGAGAGCTGACTCTAACACCCCGATCGACTCCTGTCGCAATTCGGACAGTACCTGAAGAATACGGGGCAACTGCTCTGGAGTATTACATTTACCTTGCTCGCCTTGCAGTGGCATGT contains these protein-coding regions:
- the petA gene encoding ubiquinol-cytochrome c reductase iron-sulfur subunit, whose amino-acid sequence is MSNDNVNQGRRRLLVGATSVVGGVGVVGAAVPFVASWNPSAKAKAAGAPVKVNISKVEPGQQITVEWRGQPVWIVRRTPEMLENLVKMNEVVADPESTKPQQPEYIKGAERALNSEYMIMVGICTHLGCSPQFRPEVAPADLGDEWLGGFFCPCHGSKFDLSGRVFKGVPAPANLVVPPHYYIDDNTVMIGVDKENA
- the rpsI gene encoding 30S ribosomal protein S9 produces the protein MSVTQNYGTGRRKTSAARVFLRPGTGQITVNSRPLDKFFGRETARMVVRQPLELVEMTDKFDVLVTVSGGGTTGQAGAIRHGLTRALIEYDEAFRSPLRKAGFVTRDAREVERKKVGLRKARKRPQFSKR
- the rplM gene encoding 50S ribosomal protein L13, whose translation is MKTLSAKPETVKRDWFVVDAAGKTLGRLSTEIARRLRGKHKTEYTPHVDTGDYIVVVNAEKVHVTGNKAKDKMYYRHTGYIGGIKSRSFDEMIDHSPEQVIQIAVKGMLPKGPLGRAMFKKLKVYTGAEHPHTAQQPRELEI